The genomic segment CCGAGGTGACGACATGTAATCAATTGCTTTGCAATGGGGCCAAGGATCATTCCAGCATGGGCAGTTGAAATCAGATGTCCTTTGTGACAAGTGCTATACTGTGATCCACCGAACAAGCCATATGGGAGACTTGACCAGGAAGAGAGACCTGAAAAGACAATGTTTATGACAGGAATAGGCATGTAAGAGTAGAGCATAAGAATAAGAATgacattaaacaaatatatcaggctttgagaaagtatagtggaattatttatccgaggttggtctggcaattactatttttcccagaggggcgaagccccgagggaaatatagtagttttgccagtccaaccgttAGTTATCATCAGAACTATCTGTTTTGAGctatgattttatgatttcaaaaaGATCAGTTTACATTAATTAACTAGATCATGACATATGAcatggtgacaattaacctaGATCTGaaagactttctcataaaatacttgttttctacaactactttcttttacttttaattGCAATGCAAATTTTAAATTGTTGAAATGTAGGATCATTGTATGAAATTTGCTACTGATCATTGACTACCGGTAGTCGCcatcttttttttatctgttaCTAGTTTGGCATCTTCTTAGCCCCCTACCCTACCGTTGCAATACAATCACCCCTCCCCAACTACCTTATTAAGAATACTTTTATCCCCCCACCAAGTAGAGGATTGTCTTTAAACTTCAATTTGGAATGCAACTTAAAATGAAAGGATGCCAATTTGATTGGCCTCGATGCTCCTCTCTTTGGGCTTGGATAATTTTTTggtgcccttttttttttcatgtttaatgTAACATAAAAGTGTGCCCTTTTGAAAAATGGCCTTGCCCCTACAGTATCAAACTTTAAGCCCTGCACCTATTCACCTTAAtatcaagatttttttcttatatcagcatatgaagagctcactttcaaaaggggttaggtccatttttcatcaaattagatttttttttgtctcaatgtaaagatttttagtagctctataagatgataccaatgataagttgaaattcccatttaacaaaaagacaaagaaaaatcacctttttttttcaaaatgggttAGGTTAATTTTATGTTCATAtaatagggtagtacatcataaCAAATTAGTTTCTCAtaacaatattgcaataagcaatataaaaacataatttttctcggaatggtccaaagtggacctaaccgcttttgcaaccaaactcttcatacAATTATCTTAAAACTTCATTCAGTAATGCATCTTACTttgagatagaaaaaaaaactagtcCCCCACCTTATAACTACCATATTAAGAATACcagtatatataggcctattctttTTTTCAGTGATGGATACATATCTCAAACTTAATTGCCTATACTTGGAGATAGAGACAAAATTGCCCCTCCAACACTTCTTAACCTTATCAACAATATTCTTTTTTCTACTAGCAAAGAATTATCTTAAGCTTCAATTATGAATGCCTCTTACATAGCTGTCAACCCTTACAGGCAATTATAGGGGATAAAATACTAAGACTTCTCCAGAAATAggaacatttttaaattttctgttCAATATTATGGAAAATCTTTTCATACTCAGGAACACACAgattaaaatgacaattttctatCCTCTAAATTAGGAATGTTCCTATGTAATAGAAACACTTGACAGGTATGAAATTACTTTGAGAGGAATATAAATATGGCACCACCCCCATTCTCCTAACGATATCAagaatacccttttttcaattaaagggatggtccgagctgaaaatatctatatcgaaataaatagagtaaaattcacagagcaaaatgctgaaaatttcatcaaaatcacaaaacaaataacaaataattttaaagttcatcaatattttgtgaaaacagttatatgcacatcgtcatgaatattcattgggtgggctgatgatgtcacatcccaactttcctttttcttatataaatatgtaattacatgaaatcataattgtttcattttttcatatatgtgtaaatgatgtgtctccattatgatgaaataagttgaggcaataaataactaatgcacttaatcagtagtcaatccaattgttttagttcttggtagaaaaattttgaataaacctaatttcatatacagAACAAgtgggggatatgacatcatcagcccacctaatgaatattcataagacatgcctagaactgtttcgccggaataatgcaaatctttaaaattcaataactttgtcatttgttatcgaattttgatcaaattttcagcactttgcattgtggattttactctatttattgagatataaatatatccagcctggaccatccctttaaagaatCATCTGAAAATTTTAATTGGTCAAATGACTTACTTTGAGAGGAAAGTACTGGCTGTGGAGCTGACCAAGTCCGAGACATCCCGATCCATTGGTTCCCCATGTATACAGGTCACCTTTATCTAGAAGAAAAACAGTCATCAATCAAGATGATGGTAAGAGGACTGCAGAAGAACCCTCACCTGGTGGATTGACTCTATGAAGTCAGAAGATGGACAATCAAATCACTTGGAATGTGGAGTCTTCTCACTTCATCAGATTCTTTAAAAGCTTGGCCCTTCTATTATACATCCCCTTGAATATGTGGTTTACAAAATCCCTTTTCATGACGTTACTTGGGTTATATATGTTGATTCTTTCGTTAATATACAATCACATATCGACCGTCGCAGTGAACACAATTGCTCATCTGGTAGTTTCTACAAGCAGAATTTGCACACAGGTCACTCACATTTTCTCGGATTGCATGGACAGAAATCCGAGTTAATCTTTGTAAGATACCAACACACAAGTCTCATAGCGTTTTGCATATTTTAGTCATAGCCATTTCTGATCAATTTGCTcaaacaaacatacaatatGTCACCTGTGTATAAATTTGTGGATTAAAgccaatacatgtacacatacagtggtgctcaaaagttagtgcaCCCCCAcctgaaaatgaacatattcaaaatgttcgagctctgccatttttttttaggtatgtaattgtgaagtcaggtgataaaatattacattcaataaagtttgtttctcttgcGCTCGCCtgacattgtagtgttgttgtctacattcaacactcagcatgaaggagtgcattttgtggtggggttcattaacttttgagcacaactggaCATGTATATGCAGTCATCTTCATTCTAGCGGGGGAAAAATAGTTAACCATCCAAGGGGCCTAAGCTCTCattaccaaacaaaaaaacttaCTTGTGACTGCAGCAAAGTAGTGAAGACCGCACCAGACCTTGGTCACGGCTACATCCGTCTTCATGCGTGATTTACCAAATAAAGACATGTCTATACACTCTGGAACAGCAGTGTCTGTTAACTTGGGACCTCTACCTAAAAAGCCATATCCCCAAACCCATACCTCTCCAGATTCTGATAtagatggaaagaaaaaaaaatcattttatatatacatcGTATCATCAAATTTATTCAGGAAAGAAGATAGAACACTCCTTTGCTAAAATGAGAAATTTGCACAGATTCAAGGATAATCCAatgcaaaatataaatgacTAATTAAATGTGTATTTCATTGCTGACTACCAAGCAATGGGGACATcacaaatcataatttggtaaaATATGTAGAGGGAAAAACTCTAGCTCATATTATTAACTAAGATTAACACACCCCATCCAAAACACACCATCTATGATAAATCGATAGGAAACAAGCAATATTAATCTATACATATCAAGCTTTGTGATTAGATAAAAAGACAGAGGAGACTTGAAATTTGATGGGCTGCAATAATTGCCAAATGATTGAAAAGATAAAtcaacagaaaataaaatacgATTTCTCAGCTCTGAGGTATAAGCATATGgggatttaattgaaaaatctACATTCTGGTAAATGAACACTTGCCAGCAGAATTATTCAACTCGTAAGCTTTAGTTCTTtcagaaatgaaatacatgtgtaaCATCAATAAAATACATCCCTTAAGACCAGCAGAACTAAAAATTAATCATTCACTTACGATTTGTGGTTGAAaatacaatttgcattgactttgtacacaaaattatgtttgtttaaagcaatttttagtcttgacatgcacttacaaaatgttgcataatttccaAAATGTGTACCCGggcatcgtaaatttggtctcaaaagatgcgcaagactcaAAAGTAAAATGTCAGCAGGCGGCGCTGTCAAAAAATGTATGCGGCGGAAATATTGCGCATATCGTCGAGGGGGGGCCTCAGAGGTCCCCCCCCGCCTAGATCAAGCCCACAAAGCAAGTAATAGAATATCTGTAAAGCATTTTATAGAGACCTCATTTAAATTTGTCTTTCTTGGTGTCAGCACTGAATAGGCTCTATTGCCTAAgctcaggggtgtgagtggtcacaaataaaaagatctgaaaaaagctgaagagtgttgaaaaagtctgaaatagaaagagctcccatacttttttgtacagaggaaggccaaaaataagctgaaattaagctgaaaatcaaaacaaaaaaatctgaaatcagataaaaatctgaactctcacacccctgttaGTTGTCCAATGTTCATGAAATTGTTGTTTGTGACTATATATTGACATGTTTgtgactgtacatgtatattcaatgcATGGATGACGTGAACGATTGAATCCTTGATTTATGAAGAGATAGAATGCTATATAAATCAAGCtgattgttattataattattatttcaactaGATGTTGGTCACATTTTGGACatgagttgcaattgatccgatcgatcgcaactacggacggccagcaatgtcaacatctattacgCATgtgtgttcaaaatattttccagctatgatgtatattcatgcattcatcgttgtcttgaaaattcgctgtgcttctctttgtttacaaaggacattgtgcacatttcctgtagaaaaaattatgacactgatggatttccatagagttacgattgattgggtcaattgtaactctttgtaagataggGCCCTGGTGGGTTGACTGCCCTTTTTCAAAAGCAAAATGCCATGTACAATTATTTTACTTCTCTTTGCTATTCTATCTCCATCGAGTGAGCCTAACCATGCCAAAATTGATTGGCAAGGGCATTGATTCATCATGACCCTCTGATCACTAGTTCAAATGCATCATTAGAGTCCATAAAAACTGATTTATCCCCACTTCAAGTCAATTATACCAAGAAAATATCCGAGGAAGTTTTACTTGAACCTGAAGCAGCAGGTTGATATATTTTAAGGAGAGGAACCAGAATGTTAGCAGATCAGAAGCTTGAGGAACTACCTGATGCTGGTAGCCATTCTGAGTGGTGCTACGAGGAGCTGTGATGTTGACCAACAATACCATACAAAGAGAATTAAAAAGTGCCATAAAATACCATGGGAACACAATTAAAAGGGTATGTTATCACAAAacggtatgattttttttgcctgACCAAGGTCATTGTAAACTGTGACCGGTTGTTTTACTGAGTAGCATATCTTGCTAGCTGACAGTCGTGCATTCCCATATACAGAGAAGAACTCTCCATCAGTTGATAGGTCATCAGGAAAAAAAGTAGCTGATCCAAGTACAGCACTGAAGGAGGAGTGGAAGGATCTAGGCCACAAGGGCCATTAAAAAACAGTTGTTACAGAAGCACAGGATTTTATGTCAAATGACGACCATGACAGGATCGCGACTTTTAGGCAATTCATTTGAGACAGCAAATCAGTACAATGCAGctcatttcaaaatgtcatagaACATCAAATCCTGTGACCAGGTTTGGGACCTGCTTGTCTTCCGTGGGGAGACTCCCTAGCCTGCCCTATTTTATAAAGAATGATGAAAAAGTGGAATTGCCATCTTCGCTAGGTCAAATTGAGATTAGGGATATGACAAGAACTATATGAATAGTGAAAGAAAGAACGTGCACTGATTATCTGCCTCTGTTATGTTTGTATCTTTGTTATGCTTGTGTATGTTAATTTAAGGCCAACGGAGGCTAAATTTCTGttttacagaaaataaataCTTGATTTGATCTTTCCTCTTCCGTCCTTGTCCGAATCTTACCCAAGCCCTTGGGAGGGATAAGCTCCATGTGACACAGAAGTACAAAGAAAGATCATAATGTTAGGGTCTATCTTCACAAGTTCCATTAGGGAGACCAAGTCTTATTCTGATATGAACACTCCAAACCTAACCTCACCTCAATCCTTGTATGTCACACTATCAGGAGACATGCAACAGGCATATCTTGCTATGAACCGGCATTTCGGAGTGAACCTGTGGTAGGCACCAACCCAAAGGTCTTTCGCACATGATGGGTGCGCTACACCACACACCGTTTAGGGTGTCAAATTTTGCGCGAAACATGTgcattcccatagcaacaagaccacttGACATGAAGTGGTTCTAGAAATCAGTTCAGGAGATGGTGGTGAGAATTCTAGCGAAACGATCTTCTAAACTATTAAAGAAAGTATACTGAGAACGGGTTCAGACACTCTATTTTCTTGTCTTGAatttgatatatacatgtaatttggcTGATATTACACATATCTTTCATTCATCAAGAACCCAAAActcaaaatttgaagaaaagttGTATAATTCTGCTGGCAACTATATACACAGTTAAACCTGCCTTAGTGGCCACCTAAACTGTCTCCTGACTGGaagtaatttattcatataaaacatcatttatgctCTTCATATACTTGctttaatattaaaatcataAACAGAGCATACAATGTAAAGCTCACCATTTGTTAAGGCACATATCGTCCCTCCCGTGGCAGCACTGGTAATCTTTCCTATTCCCTTGAATGGTAGATGCCGAGGTACATAGACTTGGGTATCCTCTGTCACGCATTTGAGTTGATTGTACTCGGAGTTCCCCCATCCAAACAATTCTCCTTTATCTGACCAATACAAATTCAATAAGAAATCCTGAATCAAACAGTACAAATTCAATAAGAAATCATGAATCAAATGGTAACAAAATCAAGAAGAAATTATGAATTAAACATCAACAACCTCTAATAATTGATGGAAAGCCAACATAAATGTGTTAAATTGTttggaaaaaatatcaatgctTATATATAATGTAGCTCACTGGGTTGAAGACAGCTACAAATACCACTTTATCTTTTCAAAACAAATAGATTTGCTTTTACTTTACcctcatattttatttctttgttatgaTATAAGCAAAATTCACTTGGAACTACTTTGGTTATCATAATACTCTGTACattatcatttatgtatttctattgcACTGATACAGGTGAAATATGGAATACACTGGAACTTAAGAATAGGTGCTTTTGCACATTACATTACTAAAGTCTGTGAAAATTAATAAGTTGTATATTATATCATTCTTAATGGTAATCTTCTATTTATAGAATAAAATGACACgatttaaatttttattcatataaatatcaatatcataCTTGTTAAGGACAAGTTTTTATCAATTGTTATTCAACACGAGTGGTTTGAAAAATCTTATAAAATGCTATAAATGTGattattaaccgtatcagaTATCTTAGCAGGGCAACTTTGATACATTGTTGCCTGCTTAAGACTGGGATCAAATGGCCGGTCAATAAAtttccaattgtttatccacgggcccaatttattgcccgctcaggaaagtcaatgagaaaatgcatggaaatgtagcgggcaataaaGCAGAGCTAACATCCGGGTATTCTACGCGCTTTTGTACACGTCCTTGAATCGTGCAGTGCTAAACGTCCACAATGTTTATCAAGTTGAGACAACACTGGATACTgtcatttcaattacgtcacaatggttaagttcagaggcccagtctgctcaacGTGACAAACTAGATTCTCATtcttaaacttaaaaaaaaatctaaattctaacgatttttgctctagatgtctaattgactggcctgggggcgaaaggacatatattgccctcactaaattgatatataaatctagtttgggcgatatatgtcgtatcgcccgaggccagtcaatatt from the Lytechinus pictus isolate F3 Inbred chromosome 1, Lp3.0, whole genome shotgun sequence genome contains:
- the LOC129262493 gene encoding RCC1-like G exchanging factor-like protein, with the protein product MGINTNSQIGYHPKAMTSVEGMHTIISPTEITLPLKKPRKTRVSQVSCGRSHSLILTDEEGVYSLGNNSHGQCGRPIIPHEDYSSNKVIHKIEGIDGKIKQVCCGHDHSLFLTEDGHVYSCGWGADGQTGLGHYEDTSTPQRLEGDIKDEHITQINTLADCCLAISDKGELFGWGNSEYNQLKCVTEDTQVYVPRHLPFKGIGKITSAATGGTICALTNESGEVWVWGYGFLGRGPKLTDTAVPECIDMSLFGKSRMKTDVAVTKVWCGLHYFAAVTNKGDLYTWGTNGSGCLGLGQLHSQYFPLKVSLPGQVSHMACSVDHSIALVTKDI